TTGTTCCAAACTTTAGTTGTTCTCAACAAGAGttgtttttaaataacaactacaCTGGATGACAATTGTTCTAACTAAAGCCTTGTTCTGAACATAACATAGCTATTCTCAAACAACAGTTGTGTACCTATTGTAAACAAGAGTTATTGTTTctgaaatataatattattatcttacaaaaaaataaaatgtcaatAGCCAAAACTGGGAATTTACGGCGGTCAAAACCAAAgcttgaaaagagaaaaactaccCTCGTCACGACGCTGGAAGCCGAGGAAAAGAAAGAGGGCGAGAATTGTAATTATAATGCTGAGAACTGAAGAGTGAAGAGGGAGGAGTAACTGAGTAATGAAGGAAGAATTATTGCTCTGCTAGTGCTTAATCACACTTAAGTTTGTAGACAGGCCATCGCCTTTGCTACCAAAGGATTTACGGTGCTCTCGTTTTGATGCATGCATGCCGCCTTAAACTGCTCTGCCCTTCTCTTCATGCTCTCTGTCAATCATCCCCGCACTtgctttatatttaaatttaaaggagaagacatttcttttaattaccaAGTAAAAGATGTAATCATTTCCTCTCCCATCCAAATCCAACCATATATGTAACTATTAGTATAATCCCTACCTCAGTTGTTTATAGTAGAAGTCCAACAACATCCCTTTTAGtatatataccaaattcatGAAAGTATTTGGTCAATATCGACATACAGACTAATACTGCGATTCATCAAAAAGGATCATTTGTTCTAAAAGTCATAGTTACATAGATGTTTAGACATTGTTCCCATACCATTGGCTGCATGTTATTACCATTCCCATCTCTTCCATCAAAATTTGGCTTCAACAAACGCCCTTGAAACCTCAACACAAAGATGGGGGTTGCTGGATGCAAATTCTTCATACTTCTGCGACGAAACTATGCTCTTCATGTTCCGGACGATGAAGTTCAAAGTTGTTTCCTTCAGTTTCTTCTTCGAATACAAAATCGATATATCTAAAACATCGAGAGCGTTTGATGCATTCAAGGAATTCAGCATGTATCGCTCGCACGACTCTTGTAAGTACGGAATCTCATACTTATCAGCTGCAGCACATAACGCATAAACATGATTCTTAAACTTATCGGTAGGCAAATCCCCAGTGTAAAGAAACTCTAGGAGGGACTCGAGCTCTTCGGTGCTTAACTCTGATAGTGTGATCGTATCAGTATCGGTCGGTTGAGCCTTCCAGTTGTCTGAGCTTAGTATGTTCTTAAAGATTTCTGATCTTGCTGCCTACACATCGGTCAATCCATGATCAATGTTTCAGTCCGAGGGGTCAAAGCAACATAATCTGAGAAAGAAATAGTTAGGGCCTGTTTAGTGTTTACCAGTAAAGATTTGTGAGCTGAAATGCAGGGGCCATTGTTAGGCTTAAGCTTTATATCGGTGTGAATTTGGTCCTTGAAAGCCACCATAAATCCACTTAAGAAACTTATTCTCTTTCTCAAATCATCTTCAGTATCCGT
The sequence above is a segment of the Gossypium raimondii isolate GPD5lz chromosome 4, ASM2569854v1, whole genome shotgun sequence genome. Coding sequences within it:
- the LOC105780157 gene encoding BTB/POZ domain-containing protein At3g56230 isoform X1; protein product: MLSPFGSSTPAFSSSSFGSSSSTPSINPFVFSSSASSGSSLFAGLPSSTSSLSGTTAGWGAPNPFQSSPSRRFLYPSSFSRRRCLNPSSFSRRSAKSTVTTPVNEKPLTDTEDDLRKRISFLSGFMVAFKDQIHTDIKLKPNNGPCISAHKSLLAARSEIFKNILSSDNWKAQPTDTDTITLSELSTEELESLLEFLYTGDLPTDKFKNHVYALCAAADKYEIPYLQESCERYMLNSLNASNALDVLDISILYSKKKLKETTLNFIVRNMKSIVSSQKYEEFASSNPHLCVEVSRAFVEAKF
- the LOC105780157 gene encoding BTB/POZ domain-containing protein At3g56230 isoform X2, with amino-acid sequence MLSPFGSSTPAFSSSSFGSSSSTPSINPFVFSSSASSGSSLFAGLPSSTSSLSGTTAGWGAPNPFQSSPSRSAKSTVTTPVNEKPLTDTEDDLRKRISFLSGFMVAFKDQIHTDIKLKPNNGPCISAHKSLLAARSEIFKNILSSDNWKAQPTDTDTITLSELSTEELESLLEFLYTGDLPTDKFKNHVYALCAAADKYEIPYLQESCERYMLNSLNASNALDVLDISILYSKKKLKETTLNFIVRNMKSIVSSQKYEEFASSNPHLCVEVSRAFVEAKF